In Streptomyces alboniger, the following are encoded in one genomic region:
- a CDS encoding DUF3093 domain-containing protein, which translates to MQPYEERLTAPRSWWFASVLVGVAMALIMLPFGTLPLLGGLVGGTAVAAVVTSAYGSVRIRVMAGSLVAGDARIPVSALGEAEVLTGEETRAWRSYKADPRAFMLLRAYIPTALRVKITDPADPTPYAYISTRHPEALAEALNAVRQNTP; encoded by the coding sequence ATGCAGCCTTACGAAGAACGCCTGACCGCGCCCCGTTCGTGGTGGTTCGCCTCGGTACTGGTCGGTGTCGCGATGGCCCTGATCATGCTGCCGTTCGGCACCCTCCCGCTCCTCGGCGGCCTGGTCGGCGGCACGGCTGTGGCCGCGGTCGTCACCAGCGCGTACGGCTCGGTGCGGATCCGCGTGATGGCCGGCTCGCTGGTCGCGGGCGACGCGAGGATCCCGGTGTCCGCCCTGGGCGAGGCAGAGGTCCTGACGGGCGAGGAGACCCGCGCCTGGCGCTCCTACAAGGCCGACCCGCGCGCGTTCATGCTGCTGCGCGCCTACATCCCCACGGCCCTGCGCGTGAAGATCACGGATCCGGCCGACCCGACGCCGTACGCATACATCTCGACGAGGCACCCGGAGGCCCTCGCGGAAGCCTTGAACGCGGTGCGCCAGAACACTCCCTGA
- a CDS encoding PaaI family thioesterase — MSGTSAALTPPADAIAPVRHPDAPAPGELIGAHYEHCFGCGEGQAHGLHLAARAGEGVTVTAEFTVREAHQGAPGLAHGGVLATALDETLGSLNWLLRVIAVTGRLETDFVRPVPLGTVLFLEAEVTAVAGRKIYSTATGRIGGPEGPVAVRAEALFIEVKVEHFIDNGRPEEIQAAMNNPDQIRRARAFEVNP, encoded by the coding sequence GTGAGTGGTACATCTGCAGCTCTGACGCCCCCGGCCGACGCCATAGCGCCCGTCCGCCACCCCGACGCGCCCGCTCCCGGTGAGTTGATCGGTGCCCACTACGAACACTGTTTCGGCTGTGGCGAAGGGCAGGCGCACGGACTGCACCTGGCGGCACGCGCCGGGGAGGGTGTGACCGTCACCGCGGAGTTCACCGTCCGCGAGGCGCACCAGGGCGCCCCGGGCCTCGCCCACGGCGGCGTCCTCGCCACCGCGCTCGACGAGACGCTGGGCTCGCTGAACTGGCTGCTGCGGGTGATCGCGGTGACCGGCCGCCTGGAGACCGACTTCGTACGGCCCGTGCCGCTGGGCACCGTGCTGTTCCTGGAAGCCGAGGTCACCGCCGTCGCAGGACGGAAGATCTACTCGACCGCCACCGGCCGGATCGGCGGCCCCGAAGGGCCCGTCGCGGTCCGTGCCGAAGCCCTCTTCATCGAGGTGAAGGTCGAGCACTTCATCGACAACGGCCGCCCGGAGGAGATCCAGGCCGCCATGAACAACCCGGACCAGATCCGGCGCGCCCGCGCCTTCGAGGTGAACCCGTGA
- the dut gene encoding dUTP diphosphatase — protein sequence MTSRPPLDVLIRRVDPDVPLPSYARPGDAGADLRTTESCELAPGERVVLPTGVSIALPEGYAAFVHPRSGLAARCGVALVNAPGTVDAGYRGEIKVIVVNLDPREAVRFERFDRIAQLVVQQVEKVRFQEVAELPASARAEGGFGSTGGHAAVDVGSGGSAGEQTGGNRYASVVSDREGQ from the coding sequence GTGACATCCCGCCCCCCTCTGGACGTGCTGATCAGGCGCGTCGACCCCGACGTACCGCTGCCGTCGTACGCGCGGCCCGGCGACGCAGGCGCCGATCTGCGGACGACGGAATCCTGTGAACTCGCGCCCGGCGAGCGGGTCGTGCTGCCCACCGGGGTGTCCATCGCGCTCCCCGAGGGGTACGCGGCCTTCGTGCACCCCCGTTCGGGGCTCGCCGCCCGCTGCGGTGTCGCTCTGGTGAATGCCCCGGGGACGGTGGATGCCGGGTACCGTGGAGAGATCAAGGTGATCGTCGTGAATCTCGACCCGCGCGAGGCCGTGCGGTTCGAGCGCTTCGACCGGATCGCCCAACTGGTCGTCCAGCAGGTCGAGAAGGTGCGCTTCCAGGAGGTGGCGGAGCTTCCCGCGTCGGCACGGGCCGAGGGGGGCTTCGGGTCCACCGGCGGCCATGCCGCCGTGGACGTCGGCTCGGGCGGAAGCGCGGGCGAACAAACGGGTGGGAATCGATACGCATCGGTCGTATCCGACCGGGAAGGACAGTGA
- a CDS encoding ABC transporter permease → MSGRRVPAAVRGSRHHGVVLGAAGLAVLLAATVLAALAALSEKAVEGGIQRRLAADREAVVEVAGPHRTDGARKLDRDVRAAVGRAYGDVPHHTWSALRAPAARNGELTVTEAAGHPRRDATVTVAAVQGAGRHAVLRAGRWPRSGAGPVEAALTETAAAELAVRPGDGISVRSADERPVALKVVGLYAAEERAPALWASLSSTFGTPDSIAVVPHEAFARSPGLARDAARLWLGVPDTGGLRLGDIGALQERAKRFAGSDASLSVLRGGGPGDDITVSAGLRRALDRLTTPIAVARAGLYVPATLLAALAVAALVLTARQFAEHRRPELALLAARGAGTRRLALSTAGQWACVAVPAGLAAPCLAGPLLRGLAAAGLIEGEVPGSAATGVGWATALTAVAMHGAAVLLPTVRAVRDRRAAARPGLRVARLAGAQRLGADLALAAVAVLGWLQLRQYRSPVTGGNGVDPVLVLAPVAMTVAAALLALRFLPLLARLIDPLARRGRGLVLPLGGWQIGRRAARQAGPALVVTLALAVAALSSTALAVLDRGDRDQAAFQVGADLRVEPGDGVAPQQRRAAYEALPGAEAATPVITSEGYVGQDAVAVTAVNTARGPVPALRGDLADAPVRELVAPLGREVPAHGLPVRGAGRELPLRVRMSADGDGEVVPVRLTAHFEDGDGLTRSSSVVIKEGRARTVPLEVPVRGGDVRVLQIDLSMVGERVRRTYRLTVDDVPGLARQARWRDLRADAPDRHAAGCPGAERERGRDASGQAPGPVLCRDRPGRGTLVDAVLRGPDGRLKYPTWGVRLGTDRAKGRPAAPALADDALLASGAVRVGDTVTVRRSTGGSARVAIVGRIAAVPGVPRDRARLLADSRAMAAQWALSGVLPDAESAWWVGVRGADTGGALGAVREAPRLGKAVDVAQVRAELAADPLRRGARGALTLCLVLAPAFAVIAFALHTVVSARSREREFALLRALGMRRGQVAAYLWTEQVALAGVAAVLGTALGAALASVIMPVVTVDASGGPVFPPLVTQVPWVRVAVTAGVAAGVICGVVTGAARILGRVDLARVLRVGEGP, encoded by the coding sequence GTGAGTGGACGGCGCGTGCCCGCCGCGGTGCGGGGGAGTCGGCATCACGGGGTGGTCCTGGGGGCCGCGGGGCTCGCGGTGCTGCTCGCGGCCACCGTCCTCGCCGCCCTCGCCGCCCTCTCCGAGAAGGCCGTGGAGGGCGGGATACAGCGGCGGCTCGCCGCGGACCGCGAGGCCGTCGTCGAGGTCGCGGGACCGCACCGGACGGACGGCGCGCGGAAGCTGGACCGTGACGTCCGCGCGGCCGTCGGCCGCGCCTATGGCGACGTACCCCATCACACCTGGTCGGCGCTGCGCGCGCCCGCGGCCCGCAACGGCGAGCTCACCGTCACCGAGGCCGCCGGCCACCCGCGGCGGGACGCGACCGTCACCGTGGCCGCCGTGCAGGGCGCCGGGCGGCACGCCGTCCTGCGGGCCGGGCGATGGCCGCGCTCCGGTGCCGGGCCGGTCGAGGCCGCGCTGACGGAGACCGCCGCCGCCGAACTGGCCGTGCGGCCCGGGGACGGCATCAGCGTGCGGAGCGCGGACGAACGGCCCGTGGCGTTGAAGGTCGTGGGGCTGTACGCCGCCGAGGAGCGGGCGCCGGCCCTGTGGGCGTCGTTGAGCAGTACGTTCGGGACCCCCGACTCGATCGCGGTCGTTCCGCACGAGGCGTTCGCGCGCAGCCCGGGGCTCGCCCGGGACGCGGCGCGGCTGTGGCTCGGGGTGCCGGACACGGGCGGGCTGCGGCTCGGGGACATCGGGGCGCTCCAAGAGCGCGCGAAGCGGTTCGCGGGCAGCGACGCCTCGCTCTCCGTCCTGCGCGGTGGCGGCCCGGGGGACGACATCACCGTGTCGGCGGGGCTGCGACGCGCGCTGGACCGGCTCACCACGCCGATCGCCGTGGCCCGCGCCGGGCTCTACGTCCCCGCGACGCTCCTCGCCGCGCTCGCCGTGGCCGCCCTCGTCCTCACCGCACGCCAGTTCGCCGAACACCGGCGCCCGGAGCTGGCGTTGCTGGCCGCGCGCGGGGCGGGCACCCGGCGGCTCGCTCTGTCGACGGCCGGGCAGTGGGCCTGCGTCGCCGTGCCCGCGGGGCTGGCCGCGCCCTGCCTCGCGGGCCCGCTGCTGCGCGGGCTCGCCGCGGCCGGGCTCATCGAGGGCGAGGTGCCCGGCTCGGCGGCGACCGGCGTGGGGTGGGCGACAGCGCTCACCGCCGTCGCCATGCACGGCGCCGCGGTGCTGCTGCCGACGGTGCGGGCGGTGCGGGACCGGCGGGCGGCGGCCCGGCCCGGGTTGCGGGTCGCGCGGCTCGCGGGCGCCCAGCGGCTCGGGGCGGACCTGGCGCTGGCGGCGGTCGCCGTCCTCGGCTGGCTGCAACTGCGCCAGTACCGCTCGCCCGTGACCGGCGGCAACGGCGTCGACCCTGTGCTGGTGCTCGCGCCTGTCGCGATGACCGTGGCGGCCGCGCTGCTCGCCCTGCGGTTCCTGCCGCTGCTCGCCCGCCTGATCGACCCCCTCGCGCGGCGCGGCAGAGGGCTCGTCCTGCCGCTCGGCGGCTGGCAGATCGGGCGGCGCGCGGCGCGGCAGGCGGGGCCCGCGCTGGTGGTGACGCTCGCCCTCGCGGTCGCCGCGCTCAGCAGTACGGCGCTGGCCGTCCTCGACCGGGGCGACCGCGACCAGGCCGCGTTCCAGGTCGGCGCGGACCTGCGCGTCGAGCCGGGGGACGGGGTGGCGCCACAGCAGCGGCGTGCCGCCTACGAGGCGCTGCCGGGCGCCGAGGCCGCCACGCCCGTGATCACCTCGGAGGGATACGTCGGGCAGGACGCGGTGGCTGTGACCGCCGTCAACACGGCGCGGGGGCCGGTTCCCGCACTGCGCGGCGATCTCGCGGACGCACCCGTGCGTGAGCTGGTGGCGCCGCTCGGCAGGGAGGTTCCTGCGCACGGGCTGCCGGTGCGCGGTGCCGGGCGGGAGCTGCCGCTCCGGGTGCGGATGTCCGCCGACGGGGACGGTGAGGTCGTACCCGTGCGGCTCACCGCCCACTTCGAGGACGGGGACGGGCTCACGCGGTCGAGTTCCGTGGTGATCAAGGAGGGCCGCGCCCGGACCGTGCCGCTGGAGGTGCCGGTGCGCGGAGGGGACGTACGCGTCCTCCAGATCGATCTGAGCATGGTCGGCGAGCGGGTGCGGCGGACGTACCGGCTGACCGTCGATGACGTGCCGGGGCTTGCGCGGCAGGCGCGGTGGCGTGACCTGCGGGCCGACGCGCCGGACCGGCATGCGGCCGGCTGCCCGGGGGCGGAGCGGGAGCGGGGGAGGGACGCCTCGGGTCAGGCGCCGGGGCCCGTGCTGTGCCGGGACAGGCCCGGTCGGGGCACGCTCGTCGACGCGGTGCTGCGCGGGCCCGACGGGCGGCTGAAGTACCCCACCTGGGGCGTGCGGCTCGGCACGGACCGCGCGAAAGGGCGGCCGGCCGCGCCCGCGCTCGCCGACGACGCGCTGCTCGCGTCGGGTGCGGTGCGGGTCGGGGACACCGTGACGGTACGGCGGAGCACGGGCGGGAGCGCGCGGGTCGCGATCGTCGGGCGGATCGCGGCGGTGCCGGGAGTGCCGCGCGACCGGGCGCGGCTGCTCGCCGACTCCCGTGCCATGGCCGCCCAGTGGGCCCTGAGCGGGGTGCTGCCCGACGCGGAGAGCGCGTGGTGGGTGGGTGTGCGCGGAGCGGACACGGGCGGGGCTCTGGGGGCGGTGCGCGAGGCGCCGCGGCTGGGGAAGGCCGTCGATGTGGCGCAGGTCCGGGCGGAGTTGGCGGCCGATCCGCTGCGCAGGGGGGCGCGGGGCGCGCTCACGCTGTGCCTGGTGCTCGCGCCCGCCTTCGCCGTCATCGCGTTCGCGCTGCATACGGTGGTCTCGGCGCGGTCCAGGGAGCGGGAGTTCGCGCTGCTGCGGGCGCTCGGGATGCGGCGGGGGCAGGTGGCGGCGTACCTGTGGACGGAGCAGGTGGCGCTCGCGGGGGTGGCGGCGGTACTCGGTACGGCCCTGGGGGCCGCGCTCGCCTCGGTGATCATGCCGGTGGTGACGGTGGACGCTTCCGGGGGGCCGGTCTTTCCCCCGCTGGTCACGCAGGTGCCGTGGGTGCGGGTGGCGGTCACGGCCGGGGTGGCCGCGGGGGTGATCTGCGGGGTGGTGACGGGGGCCGCGCGAATCTTGGGGCGGGTGGATCTGGCGCGGGTGCTCCGGGTGGGGGAGGGGCCGTGA
- a CDS encoding DUF3710 domain-containing protein, protein MFGRRKKDSAAEDAAGADEQVVDGVDSNDQADVARSRVRLEPEPRPDGPWDISEVREPGEGRVDLGGLFVPGVEGMELRVEVAGDAIVAATVVLQDSAIQLQGFAAPKKEGIWGEVREEIATGITQQGGVIDEVEGPLGWELRAQVPVQLPDGTGGVQVVRFVGVDGPRWFLRGVISGQGAVQPQAAGLLEQIFRDTVVVRGEGPMAPRDPIVLKLPDDAQMVAEGSVQQEQQEGSRFSGGMGQLQRGPEITEVR, encoded by the coding sequence GTGTTCGGACGTCGCAAGAAGGACAGTGCCGCCGAGGACGCGGCGGGCGCGGACGAGCAGGTCGTCGACGGCGTGGACAGCAATGACCAGGCCGACGTCGCGCGCTCGCGCGTGAGGCTGGAGCCGGAGCCCCGTCCCGACGGTCCCTGGGACATCTCCGAGGTCCGTGAGCCCGGCGAGGGCCGGGTGGACCTCGGCGGGCTCTTCGTGCCGGGGGTCGAGGGCATGGAGCTGCGGGTAGAGGTCGCGGGCGACGCGATCGTCGCGGCCACCGTCGTGCTCCAGGACAGCGCCATCCAGCTCCAGGGCTTCGCCGCCCCGAAGAAGGAGGGCATCTGGGGCGAGGTCCGCGAGGAGATCGCGACCGGCATCACCCAGCAGGGCGGTGTCATCGACGAGGTCGAGGGCCCCCTCGGCTGGGAGCTGCGCGCGCAGGTCCCCGTGCAGCTGCCGGACGGCACGGGCGGCGTGCAGGTCGTGCGCTTCGTCGGCGTCGACGGGCCGCGCTGGTTCCTGCGCGGGGTGATCTCCGGGCAGGGCGCGGTGCAGCCGCAGGCCGCCGGACTGCTGGAGCAGATCTTCCGGGACACCGTGGTCGTGCGCGGCGAGGGCCCGATGGCGCCCCGCGACCCGATCGTCCTGAAGCTGCCGGACGACGCGCAGATGGTCGCCGAAGGCAGCGTCCAGCAGGAGCAGCAGGAAGGCTCGCGCTTCTCGGGTGGCATGGGGCAGCTTCAGCGCGGCCCCGAGATCACCGAGGTGCGCTGA